In Novosphingobium resinovorum, the following are encoded in one genomic region:
- a CDS encoding spinster family MFS transporter, with amino-acid sequence MQTRGAWVIVGLLTLVYLLSYVDRQILALLIEPIKADLQIDDLRFSFLTGLAFSVFFAVAGVPLGWASDTFRRNRVIGAGILCWSLATIASGLADSYGHIFIARILVGVGEAALTPAAYSLIADIVAPAMLGRAIAVFSMGSQFGAATAYLLGGGLVAMLSRPGAGLPLFGDLAVWKQMFVIVGLPGLVLAPVILFGVRDPRRNTAADRVSLAAAWAQLKPQRAFLVRHYCGFTALAAAFFSIMAWLPAMLGRRLGLDAAHLGLTAGALVLVCCPLGTLTAGWLADRLSAAYGRSAPLRAAIIGMLVMVPAMVIIAVAGSGPMLMLGTAMALFVAPWPLVHASQSLQTSVPPRVRAQITALFLLIANLIGQTGGVSLVALLTDKVLRDPAKVHLSLAAVCIVAMLLAWQPLRSAAALVREARDV; translated from the coding sequence GTGCAAACGCGCGGTGCCTGGGTCATCGTCGGGCTGCTGACGCTGGTATACCTGCTGTCGTATGTGGATCGGCAAATCCTTGCGCTGCTGATCGAACCGATCAAGGCCGACCTCCAGATCGACGACTTGCGCTTCAGTTTCCTGACGGGGCTGGCGTTCTCCGTGTTCTTCGCCGTCGCCGGAGTGCCGCTGGGCTGGGCCTCGGACACCTTTCGCCGCAACCGGGTCATCGGAGCGGGCATCCTGTGCTGGAGCCTGGCGACGATCGCGTCGGGGCTGGCAGACAGCTACGGCCACATCTTCATCGCGCGCATCCTTGTCGGCGTCGGCGAAGCCGCGCTGACGCCTGCGGCCTATTCGCTGATCGCCGATATCGTCGCGCCCGCCATGTTGGGCCGCGCGATTGCGGTGTTTTCCATGGGCTCCCAGTTCGGCGCGGCGACGGCCTACCTGCTTGGTGGCGGGCTGGTCGCGATGCTGTCGCGCCCCGGCGCAGGGCTGCCGCTGTTCGGCGATCTGGCCGTCTGGAAGCAGATGTTCGTGATCGTCGGCCTGCCGGGCCTCGTGCTTGCGCCGGTGATCCTCTTCGGGGTGCGCGATCCGCGCCGCAATACGGCGGCAGATCGCGTGTCATTGGCAGCAGCCTGGGCACAGCTCAAGCCGCAGCGCGCCTTCCTCGTGCGGCACTACTGCGGGTTCACCGCGCTTGCGGCGGCATTCTTCTCGATCATGGCGTGGCTGCCGGCGATGCTGGGGCGTCGGCTGGGACTGGATGCCGCGCATTTGGGGCTGACCGCGGGCGCGCTCGTCCTGGTCTGTTGCCCGCTGGGGACGTTGACCGCAGGCTGGCTGGCCGATCGCCTGTCCGCCGCCTATGGGCGCAGTGCGCCTCTGCGGGCGGCGATCATCGGCATGCTGGTCATGGTGCCCGCGATGGTGATCATCGCCGTCGCCGGGAGCGGGCCGATGCTGATGCTCGGTACGGCGATGGCGCTGTTCGTTGCGCCCTGGCCGCTCGTCCATGCATCGCAGTCGTTGCAGACCAGCGTGCCGCCGCGTGTCAGAGCGCAGATTACCGCGCTGTTCCTGCTCATCGCCAACCTCATCGGCCAGACCGGCGGGGTGAGCCTGGTAGCGCTGCTGACCGACAAGGTCCTGCGTGATCCGGCAAAAGTCCACCTGTCGCTGGCAGCGGTGTGCATCGTCGCCATGCTGTTGGCCTGGCAGCCCTTGCGCAGCGCCGCCGCGCTCGTCCGGGAGGCGCGTGATGTCTGA
- a CDS encoding beta-glucosidase H, whose product MTSRSRSPRRRAAALLLASALASPIGMMPAAAQTVAATAAPSEQEIAARVKSLLGELTLEEKVSLLAGGSRIATAAVPRLGIPAVRMADGPNGIRANETYKATSFPASSAMAATWNPAMASRVGEAIGEEARALDYSIVQGPGLNIQRVPVGGRNFEYYSEDPYLSGRMAVGWVKGLQSTGVMATAKHLAVNNQETDRQTVNVIVSQRALREVYLPGFEAVVKETDPGLMMAAYNKVNGFYSTENKWLLRDVLKGDWHYPGVVISDWGATHSTAPAINAGLDFEMPAPAKFFGKDMVAAVRRGDVSLATLDDSVSRMLRLIIRSGRMDGWTLRPQDKVDSVEHRATSLAAAEQAITLLKNDGHALPLDPAKIRRIAVIGPNADARMIQGGGSSEVTAIRVTTPLEGLRAALPKARIDHAIGVTNDRFAAMADPRMFSTTADRHEQGLTQKLWTSGSMDGAPVRTMTDDVFMRFYFGPELSEDAGNKVVMQWTGYFWPPTTGDYDFSMIDRGNTSVWVDGKPVIAPSQPNSPSPLFGGFGWRERRTSVHLEAGRAYPFRMDFMPARHWNLAYRLGIQQPVGSIAQAVEAAKGADAAIVFVGSSVTSESEEADRPNLKLYGEQDKLVEAVAAANQRTIVVLNTGGPVEMPWKDKVSAIVEGWFLGGEVGNAEANVLTGRTNPSGKLPVTFPRRIEDNPTFATFPGKNLEAHYSEDLLVGYRWYDDKAIEPLFPFGHGLSYTSFAYGGMKLVKADKGWRVSFTVRNTGKVAGAEIAQLYLAFPQAAGEPQRQLKRFERVELKPRQTQRISFDLTDADLRIWDTAANDWKVENGTYKAFVGGSSRVLPLSVQWTR is encoded by the coding sequence ATGACCTCCAGATCCCGATCGCCGCGCCGCCGCGCCGCCGCGTTGCTGCTCGCCTCGGCGCTCGCAAGCCCGATCGGGATGATGCCTGCGGCGGCCCAGACCGTCGCCGCGACTGCCGCCCCTTCGGAGCAGGAGATCGCCGCGCGGGTGAAAAGTCTGCTGGGCGAACTGACGCTGGAGGAGAAAGTGTCGCTTCTCGCTGGTGGATCGCGCATTGCGACCGCCGCGGTGCCGCGTCTGGGCATTCCGGCCGTGCGCATGGCCGATGGCCCCAATGGTATCCGCGCCAACGAAACATACAAAGCCACCTCGTTCCCGGCCAGTTCCGCGATGGCGGCTACCTGGAACCCCGCGATGGCAAGCCGGGTGGGTGAAGCCATCGGAGAGGAAGCTCGCGCGCTCGACTATTCGATCGTCCAGGGCCCCGGCCTCAACATCCAGCGCGTGCCGGTGGGCGGTCGCAACTTCGAATATTATTCCGAGGACCCCTACCTCAGCGGCCGCATGGCAGTGGGCTGGGTCAAGGGCCTCCAGTCCACCGGCGTCATGGCCACCGCCAAGCATCTGGCGGTGAACAACCAGGAAACCGATCGCCAGACCGTCAACGTCATCGTCTCGCAGCGGGCGCTGCGCGAGGTCTATCTGCCCGGCTTCGAGGCGGTGGTGAAGGAAACCGACCCGGGGCTGATGATGGCGGCCTACAACAAGGTCAACGGCTTCTATTCGACCGAGAACAAGTGGCTCCTGCGCGATGTCCTCAAGGGCGACTGGCACTATCCCGGCGTCGTCATTTCGGACTGGGGCGCAACCCATTCCACCGCGCCTGCCATCAATGCCGGACTGGACTTCGAGATGCCCGCGCCGGCCAAGTTCTTCGGCAAGGACATGGTCGCGGCGGTGCGACGCGGCGACGTGTCCCTGGCGACGCTCGACGATTCGGTGTCGCGCATGTTGCGCCTGATCATTCGCTCGGGCCGGATGGACGGCTGGACACTGCGGCCGCAGGACAAGGTGGACAGCGTAGAACACCGCGCCACTTCGCTGGCTGCCGCCGAGCAGGCGATCACCCTGCTCAAGAACGACGGCCATGCGCTTCCGCTCGATCCGGCCAAGATCCGCCGGATCGCGGTGATCGGCCCGAACGCCGATGCCCGCATGATCCAGGGCGGGGGCAGTTCCGAAGTCACCGCCATCCGCGTCACCACGCCGCTGGAAGGGCTGAGGGCGGCGCTGCCCAAGGCCCGGATCGATCACGCCATCGGCGTCACCAACGATCGCTTCGCGGCGATGGCCGACCCGCGCATGTTCTCGACCACCGCCGACCGCCACGAACAGGGGTTGACGCAGAAGCTGTGGACCAGCGGCAGCATGGACGGCGCCCCGGTGCGCACGATGACCGACGACGTCTTCATGCGCTTCTACTTCGGCCCGGAACTGTCGGAGGATGCCGGGAACAAGGTCGTCATGCAGTGGACCGGCTACTTCTGGCCGCCCACCACCGGCGACTATGATTTCAGCATGATCGACCGGGGCAACACCAGCGTGTGGGTGGACGGCAAGCCGGTCATCGCGCCGTCACAGCCCAACTCGCCCTCGCCGCTGTTCGGCGGCTTCGGCTGGCGGGAGCGCCGGACCAGCGTGCATCTGGAGGCCGGCCGCGCCTATCCGTTCCGCATGGACTTCATGCCCGCCCGGCACTGGAACCTGGCCTATCGCTTGGGCATCCAGCAGCCGGTCGGCTCCATCGCGCAGGCGGTCGAGGCGGCGAAGGGCGCGGATGCGGCGATCGTGTTCGTCGGCAGCTCGGTGACCTCTGAAAGCGAGGAGGCCGATCGTCCCAACCTGAAGCTCTACGGCGAGCAGGACAAGCTGGTCGAAGCGGTCGCGGCCGCGAACCAGCGCACCATCGTCGTGCTCAACACCGGCGGGCCGGTTGAGATGCCGTGGAAGGACAAGGTCTCGGCGATTGTCGAGGGCTGGTTCCTGGGCGGCGAGGTCGGCAACGCAGAAGCGAACGTGCTGACCGGCCGCACCAACCCATCGGGCAAGCTGCCGGTCACGTTCCCCAGGCGGATCGAGGACAACCCGACCTTCGCGACGTTCCCCGGCAAAAACCTAGAGGCGCATTACAGCGAGGACCTGCTGGTCGGCTATCGCTGGTATGACGACAAGGCGATCGAACCGCTGTTCCCCTTCGGCCACGGCCTTTCCTACACCAGTTTCGCCTATGGCGGCATGAAGCTGGTCAAGGCAGACAAGGGCTGGCGGGTCAGCTTCACCGTGCGCAACACGGGCAAGGTGGCGGGCGCGGAAATCGCGCAGCTCTACCTCGCGTTCCCGCAGGCCGCGGGCGAGCCGCAGCGCCAGCTGAAGCGTTTCGAGCGCGTCGAGCTGAAGCCCCGCCAGACCCAGCGCATCTCGTTCGACCTGACGGACGCCGACTTGCGGATATGGGATACTGCGGCGAACGACTGGAAGGTCGAGAACGGGACCTACAAGGCCTTCGTCGGCGGATCGTCGCGCGTGCTGCCGCTTTCGGTGCAGTGGACGCGTTGA
- a CDS encoding 2-keto-4-pentenoate hydratase gives MSVAALAQVRSIAAALIDARRRQVALPLFPEAVPDTLDAAYAIQRCAIEGWDDAIAGWKVGRLDARLSERYGVDRFIGPVFARDVVHVEDGRTSVFRLIPDGSGAFEAELVAFASADQPPHVAAWTRAGAAELVGAIHTGIELAGSPVTGIGALPTTASIAAFGNNAGQIVGPLTTLMPGPMLDDVTVTSSVDGSEVRTAEASALPGGPMAAMAFALEQLHAFGMPLRKGQFVSTGAVTGVHEVATGQCWEATFHGHGRLVCRVHAQDRSDMDV, from the coding sequence TTGAGCGTGGCAGCCCTCGCGCAGGTTCGCAGCATCGCCGCCGCGCTCATCGATGCGCGGCGGCGGCAGGTAGCCCTGCCGCTGTTTCCGGAGGCCGTGCCGGACACGCTCGATGCGGCCTATGCCATCCAGCGCTGCGCCATAGAGGGATGGGATGATGCGATCGCGGGCTGGAAAGTCGGTCGCCTCGACGCCCGCTTGAGCGAACGCTACGGCGTCGATCGCTTCATAGGGCCGGTGTTCGCGCGCGATGTCGTCCATGTCGAGGATGGCCGAACGAGCGTGTTTCGTCTGATCCCGGATGGAAGCGGCGCGTTCGAGGCAGAACTGGTGGCCTTCGCCAGCGCCGACCAGCCACCGCACGTCGCGGCGTGGACGCGCGCGGGCGCGGCGGAACTCGTCGGTGCCATTCACACCGGCATCGAACTCGCGGGCAGTCCCGTAACTGGGATCGGGGCGTTGCCCACCACGGCGTCGATCGCCGCCTTCGGCAACAACGCGGGGCAGATCGTCGGGCCGCTCACGACGCTGATGCCCGGTCCGATGCTCGACGATGTTACCGTGACCAGTTCGGTCGACGGCAGCGAGGTCAGGACCGCCGAAGCCTCGGCGCTGCCCGGAGGTCCGATGGCTGCCATGGCTTTTGCCCTCGAGCAGCTACACGCATTCGGCATGCCGCTTCGCAAGGGGCAGTTCGTATCGACAGGGGCCGTGACCGGCGTGCACGAGGTCGCGACAGGCCAATGCTGGGAAGCGACGTTCCATGGGCACGGACGTCTCGTTTGCCGGGTCCATGCGCAAGATCGTTCCGATATGGACGTCTAG
- a CDS encoding RNA polymerase sigma factor: MPVFSPSRMQWIAREIIPHEPDLRRWLATRLPPSDVDDVVQESYAILAGMQAVDHIAAPRNYLFTVAKSVMLKSLRKGRVVEMDRFAEAESLQVPCDRPGPEVVVADRQELKRLGAMIEQLPLKCRQAFVLRKLHGLSQRQVAAEMGISENTVEKHMAKAIILLSGAIGRGGNRRLATSLGDDRIADPAWGEVVGGSSSERH, encoded by the coding sequence ATGCCTGTCTTCTCTCCCTCCCGGATGCAGTGGATCGCGCGGGAGATCATCCCGCACGAACCGGACTTGCGCCGCTGGCTCGCCACGCGTCTGCCGCCTTCGGATGTCGATGACGTGGTCCAGGAATCTTACGCAATTCTCGCCGGTATGCAGGCCGTCGATCATATTGCGGCGCCGCGCAACTATCTGTTCACCGTAGCGAAATCGGTGATGCTCAAGAGCTTGCGCAAGGGCCGTGTCGTCGAGATGGATCGGTTCGCGGAAGCCGAAAGCCTTCAGGTTCCTTGCGATCGCCCTGGCCCCGAGGTGGTGGTGGCCGATCGTCAGGAACTGAAGCGGCTCGGCGCCATGATCGAGCAACTGCCGCTCAAGTGCCGGCAGGCCTTCGTGCTGCGAAAGTTGCATGGTCTGTCGCAGCGGCAGGTTGCGGCGGAGATGGGTATTTCCGAAAATACCGTGGAAAAACATATGGCAAAGGCGATCATATTGCTCTCCGGAGCGATTGGACGTGGCGGAAACCGGCGATTGGCGACATCATTGGGAGATGATCGAATCGCGGACCCGGCATGGGGAGAGGTCGTTGGTGGCTCCTCCTCCGAACGCCATTGA
- a CDS encoding nuclear transport factor 2 family protein: MSESSGTDAAIGQICELQAELNQLRADVALLQAEAGARRTLGRYMRLCDVPRLMAGASEEERARAIAALFAPDAIWEGVGGAHGAQFGSQVGREAIAAHFLNFYTQREPVQVFNTHYLCTESLEATGDRVTGDWVQFQPWVDAAGGSLLRSSRLNVAFEQVGGEWLIAHYRTENLFIAALPDNWWSSLIARPALEISGAG, from the coding sequence ATGTCTGAATCGTCCGGGACCGATGCCGCCATCGGGCAGATTTGCGAATTGCAGGCCGAGCTGAACCAGCTTCGCGCGGACGTGGCGCTGCTCCAGGCTGAGGCCGGAGCGCGCCGCACGCTGGGCCGCTACATGCGCCTGTGCGACGTGCCACGCCTCATGGCCGGGGCGAGCGAGGAGGAGCGGGCCCGGGCCATCGCGGCGCTGTTCGCGCCCGATGCGATCTGGGAAGGCGTGGGCGGTGCGCATGGCGCGCAGTTCGGCAGCCAGGTCGGGCGCGAGGCGATCGCCGCGCATTTCTTGAACTTCTATACGCAGCGCGAACCCGTGCAGGTCTTCAATACGCATTACCTGTGCACCGAAAGCCTCGAGGCCACGGGCGACAGGGTCACCGGCGACTGGGTCCAGTTCCAGCCCTGGGTCGATGCCGCAGGCGGCTCGCTGCTGCGCTCCAGCCGCCTCAACGTCGCGTTCGAGCAGGTCGGCGGCGAATGGCTGATCGCGCACTATCGCACCGAAAATCTCTTCATCGCCGCTCTGCCGGACAACTGGTGGAGTTCACTCATCGCAAGGCCCGCGCTGGAAATATCCGGCGCAGGCTGA
- a CDS encoding GntR family transcriptional regulator: protein MTAFLPEDAEKGSNAEEAYAEVLGRLRLGLIAPGDRIVDKALAAELGMSRMPAREALLRLVHEGYLVGSTRGFRLPTPSNADILEIFEIRKMLEPRAAAMAVVEMTPESLATLEAAFADAQKAYEKDDMMALFNANVAFREAWLAVVPNVRLVAMIHRHFDQVNAVRLATLHDKETRAISVTIASTLLAGFRRRDSLYVYEQMLSFIENARLRFVALNPFDELGLGSEDK, encoded by the coding sequence ATGACCGCTTTCCTCCCCGAAGATGCTGAAAAAGGCAGCAATGCCGAAGAGGCCTACGCCGAGGTTCTCGGCCGCCTGCGCCTGGGATTGATCGCTCCCGGCGACCGCATCGTGGACAAGGCGCTTGCCGCGGAACTGGGCATGTCGCGCATGCCGGCTCGCGAAGCCCTGCTGCGGCTGGTCCACGAAGGTTACCTTGTCGGTTCGACCAGAGGCTTTAGGCTGCCGACGCCGAGCAACGCGGACATTCTGGAGATCTTCGAGATCCGCAAGATGCTCGAGCCTCGCGCGGCGGCAATGGCTGTGGTCGAGATGACCCCGGAGAGCTTGGCCACGCTCGAGGCTGCATTCGCGGACGCGCAGAAAGCCTACGAGAAAGACGACATGATGGCGCTGTTCAACGCCAACGTCGCGTTTCGCGAGGCTTGGCTGGCGGTGGTGCCCAACGTGCGCCTAGTGGCGATGATCCACAGGCACTTCGATCAGGTCAACGCGGTCCGCCTGGCCACCTTGCACGACAAGGAGACGCGGGCGATCTCGGTGACGATCGCCAGCACGTTGCTGGCGGGCTTCCGCCGCCGCGACTCGCTCTACGTCTACGAGCAGATGCTCAGCTTCATCGAGAACGCACGGCTGCGCTTCGTCGCGCTTAACCCCTTCGATGAACTTGGCCTGGGGAGTGAAGACAAGTGA
- a CDS encoding sugar phosphate isomerase/epimerase family protein — protein MLNRRHCLIAIGKAAFAAGLPLPAMAAPPHFFGTAGAELGLQLFMLDAQARTDLEGTLRAVASMGYREVEIANLYGRSGGTIAAMLRAAGLSCPSIHVQGRSRGDDAPSFDGPLGALVGDAQAIGARTLTLASFRFPDNAPARLPDERLRKYVARIGNLMDAGAWRRNADFLNRTGAMLAREGLRIGYHNHNAEFAPLPEGGCGMDILLGETDPACVDFELDVGWVAAAARDPIALLRAHQGRFTQLHVKDVAAATPDYAFVQKSAPLGLGVLDWREILPVARKAGAVHYFFEQDPPYEEDPAGIAARAHSYLAALPT, from the coding sequence ATGCTCAACCGGCGTCATTGTCTGATCGCGATCGGCAAAGCCGCATTTGCGGCGGGGTTGCCTTTGCCTGCCATGGCGGCTCCCCCGCATTTCTTCGGGACTGCCGGGGCAGAGCTCGGTCTCCAGTTGTTCATGCTGGACGCACAGGCCCGGACCGATCTCGAAGGTACGCTGCGGGCCGTGGCGAGCATGGGTTACCGCGAAGTGGAGATAGCCAATCTCTATGGCCGCTCGGGTGGTACGATCGCGGCGATGCTGCGGGCCGCGGGCCTTTCGTGCCCCAGCATCCACGTGCAGGGGCGCAGTCGCGGCGACGATGCGCCCAGCTTCGACGGTCCGCTCGGCGCTCTGGTTGGCGATGCGCAGGCCATCGGCGCCCGTACCTTGACGCTGGCCTCGTTTCGATTTCCCGACAACGCTCCGGCGAGGCTCCCTGACGAGCGTTTGCGCAAATACGTGGCACGCATCGGCAATCTGATGGATGCCGGTGCGTGGCGCCGCAATGCCGACTTCCTCAACCGGACCGGCGCGATGCTCGCACGCGAGGGCTTGCGCATCGGCTATCACAACCACAACGCCGAATTCGCGCCGCTGCCCGAAGGCGGTTGCGGGATGGACATCCTGCTGGGCGAAACCGATCCGGCCTGCGTCGATTTCGAATTGGACGTGGGATGGGTCGCGGCGGCCGCGCGTGACCCGATAGCGTTGCTGCGCGCTCATCAGGGGCGTTTCACCCAGCTTCATGTCAAGGACGTGGCCGCCGCCACCCCCGATTATGCCTTCGTTCAGAAGTCCGCACCGCTCGGCCTTGGTGTGCTGGACTGGCGAGAGATCCTGCCTGTCGCCCGGAAGGCGGGCGCGGTGCACTATTTCTTCGAACAAGATCCGCCATACGAAGAAGATCCCGCCGGAATCGCGGCGCGTGCCCATTCGTATCTGGCTGCCTTGCCGACCTGA
- a CDS encoding amidase — MTDEFGAVARELDIGDGPVRVLVKDCLDIAGYPTFQGSAVMADTAPAADDAEVVRRLRRDASLTIVGKANMHEFAFGVTGANAWAGTPVNPRWPDRIPGGSSSGSAVGVAAGIADIAIGTDTGGSVRMPAACCGLVGFKPSFGLVSREGAHPRESTLDCVGVFATKIDDVERTMATIVEQWPTEEAPAALRIGVLDVEADGEVRAAFATAMTRLGDVETCRADSFVDAFTAGITVMGAETWTAIGEHVDHPGMGEDVRARVRAGSMVRPEDLIQAEAIRARFAAEIDALLDRFDVLLLPTLPVVPPTIEEAADPRTCVPLTRLVRPFNLSGHPAVTLPLLSDRGLPVGLQIVGRMNGDARLCACAREIEKRLTAAS, encoded by the coding sequence GTGACCGACGAATTTGGTGCCGTCGCGCGGGAACTCGATATCGGCGACGGCCCGGTGCGCGTGCTGGTCAAGGATTGCCTCGACATCGCGGGCTACCCGACGTTCCAGGGCAGCGCGGTCATGGCGGATACCGCGCCGGCAGCCGATGACGCCGAGGTTGTCCGGCGCCTGCGCCGGGACGCTTCGCTGACGATCGTGGGCAAGGCCAACATGCACGAATTCGCATTCGGCGTGACCGGCGCCAATGCCTGGGCGGGCACGCCCGTCAATCCTCGCTGGCCCGATCGCATTCCCGGCGGCTCGTCGAGCGGCTCGGCCGTGGGCGTGGCGGCGGGCATCGCCGATATCGCGATCGGTACTGACACCGGCGGCTCGGTCCGCATGCCCGCCGCCTGCTGCGGGCTGGTCGGCTTCAAGCCCAGCTTCGGTCTCGTCAGCCGCGAGGGCGCTCATCCACGCGAGAGTACGCTGGACTGCGTCGGCGTCTTCGCCACGAAAATCGACGACGTCGAGCGCACCATGGCCACGATCGTCGAACAGTGGCCGACCGAGGAAGCCCCTGCCGCGCTGCGGATCGGCGTGCTCGACGTCGAGGCGGACGGCGAAGTGCGCGCGGCGTTCGCGACGGCCATGACCCGCTTGGGCGACGTCGAGACGTGCCGCGCGGATTCGTTCGTGGACGCCTTCACAGCGGGAATCACGGTCATGGGCGCCGAAACCTGGACCGCGATCGGCGAGCATGTCGATCACCCGGGCATGGGCGAGGACGTACGCGCCCGGGTTCGCGCGGGCAGCATGGTACGCCCCGAAGACCTGATCCAAGCCGAAGCCATCCGCGCCCGGTTCGCCGCCGAGATCGATGCACTGCTCGATCGGTTCGATGTGCTGCTTCTGCCGACCCTGCCGGTGGTCCCGCCGACGATCGAGGAAGCCGCCGACCCGCGCACCTGCGTACCGCTCACCCGGCTGGTACGCCCCTTCAACTTGTCCGGCCACCCGGCTGTGACGCTGCCGCTGCTGTCCGATCGCGGGCTGCCGGTCGGTCTCCAGATCGTCGGCCGCATGAACGGCGACGCCCGGCTTTGCGCCTGCGCGCGCGAAATCGAGAAGCGGCTCACCGCCGCAAGCTGA
- a CDS encoding TonB-dependent receptor, with amino-acid sequence MTKAALYLRGTFLATSLMFTLPASAQEAPAAADEQAGGDIIVTAQKRPELLSKAPLSISAATGDQLKSAGITDASNLATVIPTVRIDQANGLQVTIRGVSSADGTEKGDPSAAFMLNGVYVARPQMLSGAFYDIGRVEVLRGPQGTLYGRNATAGVVNIIANRPSTDKFAAAVNAEYGNYDTYRVDAMVNVPLSDRIAVRAAGAYNKHDSYLIAGTGVGDHKLGQDQDEYAGRLSLDAKFGSDDQGELYIVGDYTHQGGAGTQAVTMANFYGAATTTSPVYLHPSSSEARTVNYPVVSDPYQDNKIYGVTAKAKWDFGPVNLTYLGSYRIFDQDQRSTYVNYNANRYAEQYQYTKNKSNSQELRLATSGDGPLTAVAGLYYFKEKSDYADTVLHGYAGFPLYTFQQGPVEAESKAAFGQATYEVVKGLRLTGGLRYSHDQKSRLGATIYDRSSSVIGADTNVLSSINDAARTDSKLTWKAGAEYDVTPDILTYGTVSTGYKAGGFNDGCAAGSPGCTSPVVNLYYNPEELTAYEVGVKGKALNRMITFSLAGFYYDYTNMQLSSPGLIGLTTLNAGKATIKGIETQFTLIPTSQDRVDLSINYLDGHYTEYRPTTTVDFAGRPLDNSPNWVVTAGYTHTFPLGNGGDIAAHVDTMISDDYYVTYFGNGTQFRNPSYMKSNANIAYNAPDDAYYISAFIKNIENSVQFSGYGAGRVYVSQPRVYGVRAGMKF; translated from the coding sequence ATGACGAAGGCTGCATTGTATCTGCGAGGCACGTTCCTTGCCACGTCTCTGATGTTCACGCTGCCCGCCAGCGCGCAGGAAGCGCCCGCTGCGGCCGACGAGCAGGCCGGCGGTGACATCATCGTCACGGCCCAGAAGCGCCCCGAACTGCTGTCGAAGGCGCCGCTGTCGATCAGCGCGGCGACCGGCGACCAGCTCAAGAGCGCGGGCATCACCGATGCATCGAACCTTGCTACCGTCATTCCGACCGTGCGCATCGATCAGGCGAACGGTCTGCAGGTGACCATCCGCGGCGTATCCAGCGCCGACGGTACGGAAAAGGGCGATCCCTCGGCAGCCTTCATGCTCAACGGCGTCTATGTGGCTCGCCCGCAGATGCTTTCGGGTGCATTCTACGACATCGGCCGCGTCGAGGTTCTGCGCGGACCGCAGGGCACGCTCTACGGTCGCAATGCGACGGCGGGTGTCGTCAATATCATCGCCAACCGTCCTTCGACCGACAAGTTCGCGGCGGCGGTCAATGCCGAATACGGGAACTACGATACCTACCGCGTCGATGCGATGGTCAACGTGCCGTTGAGCGACCGCATCGCCGTGCGCGCCGCCGGCGCCTACAACAAGCATGATAGCTACCTGATCGCGGGAACCGGCGTCGGCGACCACAAGCTCGGGCAGGACCAGGACGAATATGCCGGGCGCCTGAGCCTCGATGCCAAGTTCGGCAGCGACGACCAGGGCGAGCTTTATATCGTAGGTGACTACACCCATCAGGGCGGCGCGGGCACGCAGGCTGTCACCATGGCCAACTTCTACGGCGCGGCCACCACGACCAGTCCGGTGTACCTGCATCCCTCGTCGAGCGAGGCGCGCACGGTCAATTATCCGGTCGTCAGCGACCCCTATCAGGACAATAAGATCTACGGCGTCACGGCCAAAGCGAAGTGGGATTTCGGTCCGGTGAACCTGACGTATCTCGGTTCCTACCGCATCTTCGACCAGGACCAGCGCAGCACTTACGTCAACTACAACGCGAACCGCTACGCCGAGCAGTACCAGTACACCAAGAACAAGTCGAATTCGCAGGAACTGCGCCTCGCCACTTCCGGCGACGGACCGCTGACGGCAGTTGCGGGCCTTTACTACTTCAAGGAGAAGTCCGACTACGCGGACACGGTTCTGCATGGCTATGCGGGCTTCCCGCTCTATACCTTCCAGCAGGGGCCGGTCGAAGCGGAATCGAAGGCGGCCTTCGGCCAGGCGACTTACGAGGTGGTCAAGGGGCTGCGCCTGACCGGCGGCCTGCGCTATTCGCACGATCAGAAATCGCGCCTAGGTGCGACGATCTACGATCGCAGTTCCTCGGTCATCGGCGCGGACACCAATGTCCTCTCGTCGATCAACGATGCCGCGCGCACGGACTCCAAGCTGACCTGGAAGGCCGGCGCGGAATACGATGTCACGCCGGACATCCTGACGTACGGCACCGTATCGACCGGCTACAAGGCCGGCGGCTTCAACGACGGCTGCGCGGCCGGTTCGCCGGGCTGCACCAGCCCGGTGGTCAACCTGTACTACAACCCGGAAGAACTGACCGCCTACGAGGTCGGCGTGAAGGGCAAGGCTCTGAACCGCATGATCACGTTCAGCCTCGCGGGCTTTTATTATGACTACACCAACATGCAGCTCAGTTCGCCGGGCCTGATCGGCCTGACGACGCTCAATGCCGGCAAGGCGACGATCAAGGGCATCGAGACGCAGTTCACACTGATCCCGACCTCGCAGGATCGCGTCGATCTGTCGATCAACTACCTCGATGGGCACTATACGGAGTATCGTCCCACCACGACGGTCGATTTCGCCGGGCGTCCGCTCGACAACTCGCCCAACTGGGTGGTGACGGCGGGCTACACGCACACGTTCCCGCTCGGCAACGGTGGCGACATTGCGGCGCATGTCGATACGATGATCAGCGATGACTACTATGTCACCTATTTCGGCAATGGAACGCAGTTCCGTAACCCGAGCTATATGAAGAGCAACGCGAACATCGCGTACAATGCGCCCGATGATGCGTACTATATCAGCGCTTTCATCAAGAACATCGAGAACTCGGTGCAGTTCTCGGGCTATGGCGCGGGCCGTGTCTATGTCTCGCAGCCGCGGGTCTACGGTGTTCGGGCAGGCATGAAGTTCTGA